A genomic stretch from Asterias rubens chromosome 7, eAstRub1.3, whole genome shotgun sequence includes:
- the LOC117292639 gene encoding uncharacterized protein LOC117292639 has protein sequence MAASVMDLRSKRTKAVPPRSLFGTIVEIKDEQALAETGQAEALPTPAKPDKLASYRDPKADTIIKANEVELRKQAHKVKHASGNLDEMQHYAIHFNPDPDTIKPQIPVGALTFSPKRNYSPYQNDVKHNPRDIALGEQFNRLGLDQRMDYNYERFRQPAKNSKYQHAGNALGKGGMFSYKGKKYATVQGRGSKSRSGTGLAPVEFPNKVKSDDIFYIPANIRHTHGQDLCNTLLKNPEEFRQSMEAKEPARRRMVVKSSPSDHIALTSEPFYDALGNALRQDIFNGVAHSHIKSLNTSSYTDEVASKSTESYPPKFGVQRNADSKWNEDNVLRQRMKKQWDNMLQGGKKD, from the exons ATGGCAGCGTCAGTGATGGATCTGAGATCTAAGCGTACCAAGGCAGTTCCCCCTCGCAGCCTCTTTGGAACAATTGTCGAGATCAAAGATGAACAGGCCCTTGCTGAAACCGGACAGGCCGAAGCCTTGCCAACGCCAGCAAAACCAGACAAATTGGCGTCTTACAGGGATCCTAAGGCGGACACAATTATCAAAGCCAATGAAGTAGAACTACGAAAACAGGCTCACAAAGTCAAACATGCTAGTGGGAATCTAGATGAGATGCAACACTATGCCATCCACTTCAATCCAGATCCAGACACGATCAAACCTCAAATTCCAGTCGGAGCTCTCACATTCAGTCCAAAGAGGAACTATAGCCCCTATCAGAATGACGTCAAACACAACCCACGAGATATTGCACTCGGGGAGCAGTTCAACAGGCTTGGCTTAGACCAAAGAATGGACTACAATTACGAGAGATTTCGCCAACCGGCAAAGAACTCCAAGTACCAGCATGCTGGGAATGCTCTTGGTAAAGGTGGCATGTTTTCCTACAAAGGAAAAAAATACGCAACTGTCCAGGGTAGGGGTTCGAAATCAAGATCTGGTACTGGCCTTGCCCCAGTTGAGTTCCCAAACAAAGTGAAATCTGATGACATTTTCTACATCCCCGCAAACATCAGGCACACTCACGGGCAGGACTTGTGTAACACTTTACTGAAAAATCCAGAAGAGTTCCGCCAATCCATGGAAGCGAAAGAGCCGGCCAGACGCAGAATGGTTGTGAAGTCATCACCATCTGACCATATTGCATTGACCTCAGAGCCTTTTTACGATGCACTCGGCAATGCTCTTAGACAAGATATCTTCAACGGTGTGGCTCACAGTCATATCAAAAGCTTAAATACAAGCTCCTACACTGACGAAGTGGCATCCAAGTCAACTGAAAGTTACCCTCCAAAGTTTGGTGTGCAAAGAAATGCAGATA gtAAATGGAATGAGGATAATGTTCTGAGACAGCGCATGAAGAAACAGTGGGACAACATGCTGCAAGGTGGGAAGAAGGACTAA